CAAGGACAGCAGCGTGATGCTGCACCTCGCGCTCAAGGCGTTCGCGCCCGCGCCGCCCCCGTTTCCCTTCCTGCACATCGCCAGCGGGTGGGATTTCGGGGAGATGCTGGCGCACCGTGACGCCATGGCGTCGGCGCATGGGCTGGAGCTGATCGTCTGGCACAACGGGGAAGCGGCGGCCGCGGGCGTCGACCCGTTTGCTACCCCAACCCCGACCTACACCCGGCTGATGTTGACCGAGGCCCTACGCGCGGCGCTGAAGGACGGAGGCTATGATGCGGCGTTCGGCGGCGGGCGGCGCGACGAGGAAAAGGCGCGAGCCAAGGAACGGGTGTTCAGCTTTCGCGGGGCCGGCGGCGGATGGGACCCCAAGCTGCAGCGGCCCGAATTGTGGAATCTGTACAATGCGCGGGTCCATGCCGGGGAAAGCATCCGGGTGTTCCCGCTGTCCAATTGGACCGAGCGCGACATCTGGGATTACATCGCCCGCGAGGACGTGCCGATCGTCCCGCTCTACCTCGCCGCCGACCGACCGACGGTCGTCCGCGATGGCACCCTGCTGATGGTCGACGATCCGGCCCGCTTTCCCGGGATGGAGCAGCAAGAGGTCGTCACTCGCCGGATCCGCTTCCGCACCATGGGCTGCTGGCCGCTGACCGGGGCGATGGAGAGCGAGGCCGATACGCTGGACAAGGTGCTAACCGAGGTGGCGGCGCTGCGCACCAGCGAGCGGCAGGGCCGGGTCATCGACCGCGACGAAAGCGCGTCGATGGAAGTGAAGAAGCGCGAGGGCTATTTCTGATGGACCTGCTGCGCTTCATCACCTGCGGGAGTGTCGACGACGGGAAGTCGACGCTGATCGGCCGGCTGCTGCACGACAGTGCGCAACTGATGGAGGATCAGCTTGCGGCTCTGGAGAACGACAGCAAACGGGTCGGCACGCAGGGGCAGGCGATCGACTTCGCGCTACTGGTCGACGGGTTGGCGGCCGAGCGTGAGCAGGGCATCACCATCGACGTCGCCTATCGCTTCTTCTCGAGCGCGACCCGGCGGTTCATCGTCGCCGATTGCCCGGGGCACGAGCAATATACCCGCAACATGGCGACCGGCGCGTCGACTGCCGAGGCGGCGGTGCTGCTGGTCGATTCGCGCAAGGGTGTTCTGACCCAGACCCGGCGTCACGCCGCCATCTGCCGTCTGATGGGGGTCCGGCACCTGATCCTGGCGGTCAACAAGATGGACCTGGCCGGGTTCGACCGGGCGCGGTTCGAGGCGATCGCCGCCGAGGGAGCAGCGCTGGGTGCGGCCACCGCGATCCCGCTTTCGGGGCTGACCGGCGCGAATGTGTTCACGCGTTCGGTGGACATGCCGTGGTTCACCGGGCCGACGCTGATGGAAGCGCTCGACGCGCTTCCGGTGCAGGCGGACGAAGGCGAGGCGCCGCTGCGGCTGCCGGTGCAATGGGTTAACCGCCCGCACCAGGATTTCCGCGGTTACGCCGGGCTGATCGCCGGCGGAAGCGTCCGGCGCGGACAGGATGTGCGGGTGCTCCCGTCGGGGCGGACCAGCCGGGTCGCGTCGTTGCTGATCGGCGAGGATGCGGTCGAGCAGGCCGGAGCCGGCCAGTCAGTCACCCTGACCCTGACCGACGATGTCGAGTGCAGCCGCGGATCGGTGGTCGTCGCGCTACACGACGCGCCCGAAGTGTCCGACCAGTTCGAAGCGAGCCTGGTGTGGCTGGCCGAAGAGGAGTTGCTGCCGGGCCGCGGCTATTGGCTGCAGCTGGCGAGCCAGAGCGTTACCGCGACGGTCCAGCCGCCCAAATATGAGCTGGGCATCGACAGCGGCGAGCAGCTTGCCGCCAAGACCCTTGGCCTGAATGCGATCGGGGTGGTCGAATTCGCCACCGACCGGCCCCTGGTGTTCGAGCCCTATGCGCGGAGCCGCGCGCTCGGCGGGTTCATCCTGGTCGACAAGGTCACCAACGCCACCGTCGCCTGCGGAATGATCCACTTCGCGCTGAGGCGGGCCAGCAACATCCACTGGCAGGCGATCGAGGTCAGCCGCGAGGCGCATGCGCGGCAGAAGGGCCAGCGCCCCTGCGTCGTCTGGCTGACCGGCCTGTCGGGCGCGGGGAAATCGACGATCGCCAATCTGGTCGAGAAGAAACTGCATGCGCTCGGCCGGCACAGTTTCCTGCTCGACGGCGACAATGTCCGCCACGGGTTGAGCCGCGACCTTGGCTTTACCGAGGCCGACCGGATCGAGAACATCCGCCGGGTTGGCGAAGTGGCGCGGCTGATGGCCGATGCCGGGCTGATCGTCATCACCGCCTTCATTTCGCCCTTCCGGGCCGAGCGGGCGATGGTGCGGCGGATGCTGCCCGACGGTGAGTTCCTCGAGGTGTTCGTCGACGCTGACCTGGCCGAGGCCGAGCGGCGCGACGTCAAGGGCCTCTACGCCAAGGCCCGCGCGGGCCAGCTCAGCAATTTCACCGGGATCGACAGCCCCTACGAGCCGCCCGAACGGCCCGACCTGCATATCGACACCGCGGCGGTCAGTGCCGAGGAAGCGGCGGAGGCCATCGTCGAATTGTTAAGAACACGACGCTAGGATCGCCTCACCGAGGAGGGGCCGATGCAAAAGCCGGTGTTCGGGCGGAAGATGGCGAGCCTGCCGAAGCGGCTCGATGTCGTTCTGGCGCCGCAGGGAGCGGCGAACAGCAGCCGGCAGTGGTCGCTCGCCGAGGCGCTGGCGATGTTCATGGATCATGCGACCGAGGACGCGTTCTTCGAACCGCATGAACTGATCGCCGATGGCTGGGCAGCCTTCCGTGCGTACCGCTGGGCCGGTGAGATCGACAGTCGGCCTCTTTCCGACTGGCTTGCCGGGTCGACCGAGGCGGAAAGGAGTGCGGTTCGCTTCGGCCTGGAACTGATCGGTCGCCGCGATGTCGCGGCTTGTCTTGAGGCCGGGAGCGAACCCCATCCCACCCCCGACATGATGGAGATTGCCGCCGAGGTCGGCGACTGGCTGCGGCGGCAGGAGTGGCTGGTCATCCTCGGCGATGGCGACAAGGATTTCGTGTACAAGGAAGTCATGAAGCGGCTGCACCGGACCAATCCCCAGGCGGCCGCGCGGGCAGGGACACGGCGGCTGTCGCGGGCCCAGGCAGAGCGTCTGGCCGATCCCGCCATCGCCGGGCCGACGGTCGCGATCGGCGCTCTCATCGCCGAGGTTGAACGGCTCCCGCGAGGCTGAGTGCGCCTCCGCCTGTTCACCCGGCAAGAACATTGCTGGCAAATGAACCTTCGCGCGTCATCTTTCGTTGGCATGCCTGATAACATAGGGAGAATAGACGTGCGTGCTCTGATACTGGTCGCTGGTGCGGCCCTTTCCCTCGCGGCTTGCGGTAGCAACAGCGACGAAGCCATGAATGCCGATGCCAACCTGATGGTTGCCGACAATCTGTCGACCATGGACTCGAACATGATGGCCACCGACGCCAACATGATGTCGGGCAACATGGGCGGCATGGACGGCAACATGACCACCAACGGCGCCACCGAAGCCAACATGATGGCCGAGGACATGAACACCAACGCGCCTGACACGAACCTCGCCAACGGGATGTAAGTCCGGAGAGGAATCTATCGGGCAACGCTTGCGCATTTGCGTTGCCCGGCTCCGGGGAAGCGCTCGCTCTCAATCAGAGCGGGCGCTTCTTTCGTTTGGGGGTCGTTCGCGGCTCCGCAGGGGGACGGTGCAACAAAGGCCCGAGCCGGTCGTTGCGCCCGTGACATGAAGATCCGCATCCCCGCATTCGCCGTCGCCGCCCTGGCACTGTCCACCACCGCCGCGGCGCAGGAGACGAAGGATTCTCGGGTAAGGCTAGGATTGGGCGCGCAGCTCAAGCCGGCCTATCCGGGGGCCAGGGACAGCGATCTCAGGCCATTGTTCGACTTCGACCTGGCC
Above is a window of Sphingomonas glaciei DNA encoding:
- the cysC gene encoding adenylyl-sulfate kinase encodes the protein MDLLRFITCGSVDDGKSTLIGRLLHDSAQLMEDQLAALENDSKRVGTQGQAIDFALLVDGLAAEREQGITIDVAYRFFSSATRRFIVADCPGHEQYTRNMATGASTAEAAVLLVDSRKGVLTQTRRHAAICRLMGVRHLILAVNKMDLAGFDRARFEAIAAEGAALGAATAIPLSGLTGANVFTRSVDMPWFTGPTLMEALDALPVQADEGEAPLRLPVQWVNRPHQDFRGYAGLIAGGSVRRGQDVRVLPSGRTSRVASLLIGEDAVEQAGAGQSVTLTLTDDVECSRGSVVVALHDAPEVSDQFEASLVWLAEEELLPGRGYWLQLASQSVTATVQPPKYELGIDSGEQLAAKTLGLNAIGVVEFATDRPLVFEPYARSRALGGFILVDKVTNATVACGMIHFALRRASNIHWQAIEVSREAHARQKGQRPCVVWLTGLSGAGKSTIANLVEKKLHALGRHSFLLDGDNVRHGLSRDLGFTEADRIENIRRVGEVARLMADAGLIVITAFISPFRAERAMVRRMLPDGEFLEVFVDADLAEAERRDVKGLYAKARAGQLSNFTGIDSPYEPPERPDLHIDTAAVSAEEAAEAIVELLRTRR